TATCCGCGCGGGGACTGAGATGTCAAGGGGGAAATCGGGATGCCGTCCGGTCATGGTGGGCAGTGGTCTTCCCTCCAGGTTATCGGGCGAATCGGCTCCCGGGTTCGAACGCAACTCGGCCCGGGATTTGCACCGGCCGGACGACCGTGAACGCCTCCGCGAGTTCCGCTTCGGGCTTCGCCCTCCTTCCCCGGGGCGCCGCAGCGCCGAGCAGAGCGAGTCGGCAGCTCCCTCGAAGTCTGGCCATTCCCCACGTCTCCGACGGACATCGGGCGCAGCCTCGGCGCTCGGGGTGTCGCGAGCCGGTGTGCTCCGCGTAGCCAGGCCCATGACGTGCGCTTTCAAGGAGCCTTCGTGACCGGCCCTCGCACAGGCGGCGCACCAGCGTTCCTCTCCTTGGTCGGCCTCTTGCTCCCCCTGGCGATGGCTTCACCAAGCTTGGCGCAATCCGCCGGCCTGGTGGTGGGTGTGGTCGTCTCGAGCACCGGTGAGAAGATCCCGGGTGCCTCGATCACCCTCGAAGGGATCGGGAGCACCATGACAGACCCCTTGGGGGCGTTCCGCTTCGGGAACGTTTCTCCGGGGAACTACCGGATCGTGGCAAGCCGGGACGGCTTCTCCACGGAGAGCCGGTACCTGGTCGTCCTCGCGGGGCGGAGGAACGAGATCGTCATCACCCTGGCAGGCTCCGGCCCGCTCGTTTCCCCCTACACGGGGGGGGAGATCGTTGTCCCCATCGAGCGCCGGGGGGCGGCCATTCTGGTGAGGGCCCAGGTGAACGACCAGGTTCCTGGGGTCTTCGTCGTG
The window above is part of the Candidatus Methylomirabilis sp. genome. Proteins encoded here:
- a CDS encoding TIGR02281 family clan AA aspartic protease, whose translation is MAQSAGLVVGVVVSSTGEKIPGASITLEGIGSTMTDPLGAFRFGNVSPGNYRIVASRDGFSTESRYLVVLAGRRNEIVITLAGSGPLVSPYTGGEIVVPIERRGAAILVRAQVNDQVPGVFVVDTGATLTVISRQVAESVGIWASAETPMISLRTAGGIIQAPLVQLQSVRVGEFEAREVKAVVLDIPGFPPQIAGLLGLSFLGRFKVSIDVENGRMILAPP